A region of Litorilinea aerophila DNA encodes the following proteins:
- a CDS encoding carbohydrate ABC transporter permease encodes MKKSWFGTPLQRREALEGYLWISPWVIGFLVFSLGPIIASFYLSFTQYKIGGTPIWIGLENYQEAFFRDKLFWPSLGRTAYYSVVTVFVGVFLSLLAAMLLNQNLRGRSVFRAMYYLPSLTPVVAMAILWAWLLQPQVGLVNYLLYQVGIDGPGWLTSRQWAIPSIILISLWSSIGGGRMIIFLAGLQGVPKEMYESAEIDGANAVQRFFHITLPLISPVILFNLILGVIGSFSVFSLAYVATDGGPNYATWFFMLHLYYNAFSYFQMGYASALAWIFFVIIFILSYLQIKLSDRWVYYEFA; translated from the coding sequence ATGAAGAAATCCTGGTTCGGTACGCCACTTCAGCGCCGTGAGGCGCTGGAGGGATACCTCTGGATCAGCCCGTGGGTGATTGGCTTCCTGGTTTTTTCCCTGGGGCCGATTATCGCCTCTTTCTACCTCAGCTTCACCCAGTACAAGATCGGTGGGACCCCCATTTGGATCGGCCTGGAAAACTACCAGGAGGCGTTCTTCCGGGACAAACTGTTCTGGCCTTCCCTGGGTCGGACGGCCTACTACTCGGTGGTGACTGTGTTCGTGGGCGTCTTCTTGTCTTTGCTGGCGGCCATGCTACTCAACCAAAACCTGCGTGGGCGGTCAGTCTTCCGGGCTATGTATTACCTGCCCTCCCTGACGCCTGTGGTGGCCATGGCCATTCTCTGGGCCTGGCTGCTCCAACCCCAGGTGGGCCTGGTCAACTATCTCCTGTACCAGGTGGGCATCGACGGCCCAGGCTGGCTCACCAGCCGGCAGTGGGCGATCCCGTCCATCATCCTGATCTCCCTGTGGTCCAGCATTGGCGGCGGGCGCATGATCATCTTCCTGGCCGGCCTGCAGGGGGTCCCCAAGGAAATGTACGAATCGGCTGAAATCGATGGGGCCAACGCGGTGCAACGCTTCTTTCACATTACCCTGCCCCTGATTTCGCCGGTCATCCTCTTCAACCTGATCCTGGGCGTCATCGGCAGCTTCAGTGTCTTCTCCCTGGCCTATGTGGCCACCGACGGAGGACCCAACTACGCCACCTGGTTCTTCATGCTCCATCTATACTACAATGCCTTCAGCTACTTCCAGATGGGGTATGCATCGGCCCTGGCCTGGATCTTCTTCGTCATCATTTTCATTCTCTCCTACCTGCAGATCAAGCTGTCCGACCGCTGGGTCTACTACGAGTTTGCATGA
- a CDS encoding ABC transporter substrate-binding protein, whose protein sequence is MAKHAVTRRDFLRLASFSTVGLALAACAPAPASQPAAQEGSSGEAAPAAEKVTIRFHARIGQQEDTLYDLQMPKFMEEHPNIEIVKESFPGAEFSAKISTMLAGGTLGDVVWSALGQAKIQFAWAQGIIAPIDDLVASHNVDLSQWYEGCINAITVEGNLLGLPFKAHPGLAIVYYNQTALDEAGLDYPQAGWTQAEQVEIAKALTKTDGGRTTQFGYLPSTTWKAFVTLFRAFGTELLNEDGTQFQLNSETGMQAINFLYDFFHTHKVSPTPEQIVGDANQMWISGVLGMYQGGTSVSVTGSAIGDKFEWMVAPNAVGPGGVGGSDYEVDAYCVTTTTQHPDEAFLWVQYLCNRDSGVQLGLIGGTVGGRPDVYGAEELLVFPFRRVFKEVMDNAQASRITANWRQEEAENAFAQLMQPLWAGEEQPTQAFIDDVTAQIQAILDKPRP, encoded by the coding sequence ATGGCAAAGCATGCTGTCACCCGCCGAGACTTCCTGCGTCTGGCCTCATTTAGCACTGTGGGCCTGGCCCTGGCCGCCTGTGCACCGGCCCCGGCCAGCCAGCCGGCCGCCCAGGAAGGGTCATCGGGCGAAGCGGCCCCTGCCGCAGAAAAGGTCACCATCCGCTTCCATGCCCGCATCGGCCAGCAGGAGGACACCCTCTACGACCTGCAGATGCCCAAATTCATGGAAGAGCATCCCAATATCGAAATCGTCAAGGAATCCTTCCCTGGCGCGGAATTTTCCGCCAAAATTTCCACCATGCTGGCCGGCGGCACCTTGGGCGACGTGGTCTGGAGCGCGCTGGGGCAGGCCAAGATCCAGTTCGCCTGGGCCCAGGGGATCATCGCCCCCATCGACGATCTGGTGGCCTCCCACAACGTGGACCTGAGCCAGTGGTATGAGGGCTGCATCAACGCCATCACCGTGGAGGGCAACCTGCTGGGTCTGCCCTTCAAGGCGCATCCTGGCCTGGCCATCGTCTACTACAACCAGACGGCACTGGATGAAGCCGGCCTGGACTATCCTCAGGCGGGCTGGACCCAGGCCGAGCAGGTGGAGATCGCCAAGGCGTTGACCAAGACCGACGGCGGACGCACCACCCAATTCGGCTATCTGCCCAGCACCACGTGGAAGGCCTTCGTGACCCTCTTCCGGGCCTTTGGCACAGAGCTGCTCAACGAGGACGGCACCCAATTCCAGCTCAATTCGGAAACGGGCATGCAGGCCATCAATTTCCTCTATGACTTTTTCCACACCCACAAGGTATCTCCCACGCCGGAGCAGATCGTGGGCGACGCCAACCAGATGTGGATCAGCGGCGTGCTGGGTATGTACCAGGGCGGCACCTCCGTCTCCGTCACCGGCAGCGCCATCGGCGACAAGTTCGAGTGGATGGTGGCGCCCAATGCGGTAGGCCCCGGCGGCGTGGGTGGCTCCGACTACGAGGTGGACGCCTACTGTGTCACCACCACCACCCAGCATCCGGACGAGGCCTTCCTCTGGGTGCAATATCTCTGCAACCGGGACAGCGGCGTTCAGTTGGGGCTCATCGGCGGCACCGTGGGCGGCCGCCCCGACGTGTACGGCGCCGAGGAGCTGCTGGTCTTCCCCTTCCGGCGGGTCTTCAAAGAGGTGATGGACAACGCCCAGGCCAGCCGCATCACGGCCAACTGGCGCCAGGAAGAGGCCGAAAATGCCTTCGCCCAGCTCATGCAGCCCCTGTGGGCTGGGGAAGAACAGCCCACCCAGGCCTTCATCGACGACGTCACCGCCCAGATCCAGGCCATCCTGGACAAACCTCGTCCGTAG
- a CDS encoding mechanosensitive ion channel family protein, with protein MTFDVNVLLDSFSQFAAGFIARLPYTLAGLGLMVLFLIAAPMVQSLVQRLLQQAHRRANVALVFGRLARWATVIAGILIGLMVMLPGFSPAELLASLGIASVAIGFAFKDILQNFLAGLLLLLTAPLEEGDEIVVQSYEGTVEKIYTRATYLRTYDGRLVLIPNTTLFTNPITINTASDRRRQDFDVGIGYGDDMTAAKQHILDAIRSVPEVLEEPAPEVLATELADSAVVLRARWWVAPYRRNVVQVQDKVVTAIKNRLDEAGVDIPFPTQVTLFQDQTPRQDDEQGEAQGDQAEAGQNGAPAPRRSSRS; from the coding sequence GTGACCTTTGATGTCAACGTCCTGCTGGACAGCTTTTCCCAGTTCGCGGCCGGCTTCATCGCCCGCCTGCCCTACACCCTGGCGGGCCTGGGACTGATGGTCCTCTTCCTGATCGCCGCACCCATGGTGCAATCTTTGGTGCAACGGCTCCTCCAGCAGGCCCATCGGCGGGCCAATGTGGCCCTGGTCTTCGGACGGCTGGCCCGCTGGGCCACCGTCATTGCCGGCATCCTGATCGGTCTGATGGTCATGTTGCCGGGCTTTTCTCCGGCAGAGCTGCTGGCTTCCCTGGGCATCGCCAGCGTGGCCATCGGCTTCGCCTTTAAGGACATCCTGCAGAATTTCCTGGCCGGCCTTTTGCTTCTCCTGACGGCGCCCCTGGAGGAGGGGGACGAAATCGTGGTGCAGAGCTACGAGGGGACGGTGGAGAAGATCTACACCCGGGCCACCTACCTGCGCACCTATGATGGCCGTCTGGTGTTGATTCCGAACACCACCCTTTTTACCAATCCCATCACCATCAACACCGCTTCTGACCGACGCCGCCAGGATTTCGACGTGGGCATTGGCTATGGCGATGACATGACGGCCGCCAAGCAACACATTCTGGACGCTATCCGCAGCGTGCCAGAGGTCTTGGAGGAGCCTGCACCCGAGGTGCTGGCCACCGAGCTGGCCGACTCAGCCGTGGTGTTGCGGGCCCGATGGTGGGTGGCTCCCTACCGAAGGAACGTGGTTCAGGTGCAGGACAAGGTGGTGACGGCCATCAAAAACCGGCTGGACGAGGCGGGCGTGGACATTCCCTTCCCGACCCAGGTCACCCTGTTCCAGGATCAGACCCCGCGTCAGGACGATGAGCAGGGTGAGGCCCAGGGGGACCAGGCCGAGGCGGGCCAAAATGGAGCACCCGCGCCCCGCCGGTCGTCCCGGAGCTGA
- a CDS encoding MgtC/SapB family protein yields the protein MDILALLPESTPPFLLTVLRLLLAFLFALPVGLERELGPRNVGLRTFPLVAVTSCGFVLVGLDSVGVQGNLTARILQGLITGVGFIGGGAILKVHDTVHGTATAAAIWSTSAIGIAVAFGRHEIALVLALLNLLLLRLFMPLKEAIHAGDG from the coding sequence ATGGACATCCTCGCCCTGCTGCCGGAGTCCACGCCTCCTTTCCTGTTGACGGTGTTGCGGCTTCTGTTGGCCTTCCTCTTTGCCCTGCCCGTGGGTCTGGAACGGGAGTTGGGACCTCGTAATGTGGGTCTGCGCACCTTCCCCCTGGTGGCGGTGACCAGTTGTGGCTTCGTGCTGGTAGGGCTGGATTCGGTGGGGGTGCAGGGCAACCTTACGGCCCGCATCCTCCAGGGCCTGATTACCGGGGTGGGGTTCATCGGCGGTGGCGCCATCCTCAAGGTGCACGACACGGTCCATGGCACGGCCACGGCAGCAGCCATCTGGAGCACCAGCGCCATCGGCATCGCGGTGGCCTTTGGCCGCCATGAGATCGCCCTGGTGCTGGCCTTGCTCAACCTGTTGTTGCTCCGGTTGTTCATGCCCCTCAAGGAAGCTATCCACGCCGGGGATGGGTAA
- a CDS encoding YihY/virulence factor BrkB family protein produces the protein MSEKSSEKKQSRHLPWAGPLIWLKERIQERPLLALLHRALVDFQEDRASRLAAALAYYTAFSLAPLLLIVVGVAGMAFGRDVALGFLLDEIQRLVGREGAELIRTILQEGNQEQRSLISAVVGAVTLLIGATGVFNHLHEALNVIWEVPQEQRRKGLLGAVVTRLWSFGMVLSVGFLLMVSLVLSAALAALDEFVRGLAPSLQVLLQGANLAGSFVLVCLLFAALYKILPDIDVAWRDVWVGAVFTGVLFSIGKFGIGLYLGNSSISSAYGAAGSFVVLLVWIYYSAQIFFFGAELTQAYANRQRHKTREGGARPGLKPSSPPSHSPMGWTAAGPSDASGIRLDL, from the coding sequence TTGTCAGAGAAATCGTCGGAGAAAAAGCAAAGTCGCCACCTCCCATGGGCCGGCCCCCTGATCTGGCTCAAAGAGCGGATCCAGGAACGTCCCCTCCTGGCCCTGCTCCATCGGGCTCTGGTGGACTTCCAGGAAGATCGGGCCAGCCGGTTGGCGGCGGCCCTGGCCTACTACACGGCCTTTTCCCTGGCTCCTCTCCTGTTGATTGTGGTGGGCGTGGCGGGCATGGCTTTTGGTCGGGACGTGGCCCTGGGCTTTTTGTTGGACGAAATTCAGCGGCTTGTGGGGCGAGAGGGTGCCGAATTGATCCGCACCATCCTGCAGGAGGGCAATCAGGAGCAGCGCAGCCTGATTTCTGCGGTGGTCGGTGCCGTCACCCTGCTCATTGGCGCCACCGGCGTCTTCAACCACCTCCACGAGGCCTTGAACGTCATTTGGGAGGTTCCCCAAGAGCAGCGCCGCAAGGGGCTGCTGGGCGCGGTGGTCACCCGCCTCTGGTCCTTTGGGATGGTGCTCAGCGTGGGGTTTCTGCTCATGGTCTCTTTGGTGCTCAGCGCGGCCCTGGCCGCCCTGGACGAATTTGTGCGGGGGTTGGCCCCTTCCCTACAGGTTTTGCTTCAGGGGGCCAACCTGGCCGGCTCCTTTGTCCTGGTCTGTCTGCTCTTTGCCGCGTTGTATAAAATCCTGCCGGATATTGACGTGGCCTGGCGGGACGTATGGGTGGGGGCGGTGTTCACCGGCGTCCTTTTCTCCATCGGAAAATTCGGGATTGGCCTCTACCTGGGCAACAGCTCCATCAGCTCTGCCTACGGTGCAGCCGGTTCGTTTGTGGTTCTGTTGGTCTGGATCTACTACTCCGCCCAGATCTTCTTCTTTGGCGCGGAACTGACCCAGGCCTATGCCAACCGCCAGCGCCACAAAACCCGTGAGGGTGGGGCGCGACCAGGGTTGAAACCATCCTCCCCCCCATCCCACTCCCCAATGGGCTGGACAGCTGCTGGCCCGTCTGATGCGAGCGGGATTCGGCTTGACCTTTGA
- a CDS encoding TetR/AcrR family transcriptional regulator has protein sequence MPKIVNDEAVFRAVIQVILAQGYDRATTKQMAKAAGVSEMTLYRKYGSKAALVSNAIQFIAQEMDFESVVHYSGDVYADFLGVVTRYKTLTERYGQFMAVLIPELQRHPELQASMARPLQIMQSIGELIQRYQQEGILRAEHPLHAVAALLGPLVFFAMARNSSFLAQIPPVDLEAHVHGFLEGRRIQGD, from the coding sequence ATGCCCAAAATTGTCAATGACGAAGCGGTCTTTCGTGCGGTGATCCAGGTCATCCTGGCCCAGGGCTATGACCGAGCGACAACAAAACAGATGGCCAAAGCCGCCGGCGTCAGCGAGATGACCTTATATCGCAAGTATGGCAGCAAGGCTGCATTGGTGAGCAACGCCATCCAATTCATCGCACAGGAGATGGATTTTGAGTCGGTGGTTCACTACAGCGGAGACGTGTATGCGGATTTCCTGGGTGTCGTAACCCGCTACAAGACACTGACCGAGCGCTACGGACAGTTCATGGCCGTACTCATCCCAGAGTTACAGCGACATCCAGAACTGCAAGCCAGCATGGCCCGCCCCTTGCAGATTATGCAGTCCATTGGCGAGCTCATCCAACGCTATCAGCAGGAAGGGATACTGCGGGCGGAGCATCCACTACACGCCGTCGCAGCCCTGCTCGGTCCACTGGTATTTTTTGCCATGGCCCGCAATTCATCCTTCTTAGCCCAAATTCCGCCGGTGGATCTGGAGGCCCACGTTCATGGGTTTCTGGAGGGACGGCGGATCCAGGGCGATTAG
- a CDS encoding phosphoenolpyruvate synthase, which produces MAMTSHVPYILNFFEIHAADLPVVGGKGANLGEMTAAGFPVPEGFCLTTAAFRRFIEASGQGEDIYALLERVDSGDMEGVRRIGEQIRTTLVAVPIPEEIVQAVQNAWQRIGSKHAYAVRSSATAEDLPDASFAGQQDTYLNVRGLDALLDAIRRCWVSLFNDRAILYRSRNRFSHRDVALSVVVQRMVLSELAGTLFTADPVTGHRHTLVIDASFGLGEALVSGLVSPDSYRVDKRTRAILEREIAEKTVAIWPDPGGGTRQEVLPPEMRTRAALNDAQILALADLGCRVESHYGQPQDLEWAIAEDRIYLLQTRPITSLYPIDGLASPDGTLHIYFSMGHQQNMTRAMAPLSLSTFPLLIPFGHEPGQFDNPYLRTSGGRLFADITQPLRHPILRRGVFILTSQFDALAPQALRLVMQRPEFRGPHRMHFSYRFLRGVLRILGRVFLGLWWRDLSDFVAQTNELMDTFIAKIRRRFRAQPPGKAQIQEMLAAMGELFPFFLNWVPEAAAGIAATRLLPRLARHWLPPEKVESLTLGIPGNVVNEMNLSLSDLAALARRSPVLVERFKHLENDAHAWLDKTAQTEDGRLFLKAWQEFLTRYGARGPAEIDIMMPRWYEDPLPLLRVIAGHIEKETNSRIHFTAQAQAREEAFIELLSLAQRGLMGPLRVRLLKRLYHVLTTVGGMREHHKFLAVRFLWEVKQVLKENAACLVAEGKLATPDDIWFLTWRELLAIWDEDATDWGTVISRRRADLERYQKLIPPLIITSDGETPVVRYQVAGAPPNALQGNPVSPGVVEGVAHVIHDPTNESLKPGEILVAPFTDPGWTPLFINAAGLVMEIGGVLAHGSVVAREYGIPAVVGVREATKKIRNGHHIRVDGNRGLVEILDGVDAAVEENTSARQGQGESDAIDNILNG; this is translated from the coding sequence ATGGCCATGACGTCACACGTTCCCTACATTCTAAACTTCTTTGAAATTCATGCGGCAGACCTGCCTGTCGTGGGGGGAAAAGGCGCCAATCTGGGCGAAATGACCGCTGCCGGCTTCCCGGTACCTGAAGGCTTTTGTCTGACCACCGCAGCCTTTCGGCGCTTTATTGAAGCCAGCGGCCAGGGGGAAGACATCTATGCCTTGCTGGAAAGGGTTGATTCAGGTGACATGGAGGGCGTGCGACGGATTGGCGAGCAGATACGTACCACTCTGGTTGCCGTCCCCATACCCGAGGAAATTGTCCAGGCGGTGCAGAATGCCTGGCAGCGCATCGGTTCGAAACACGCCTACGCGGTACGGTCTTCCGCCACGGCAGAGGATCTGCCCGATGCTTCCTTTGCCGGCCAACAGGATACCTACCTGAATGTACGGGGTTTGGACGCTCTGCTAGACGCGATTCGGCGTTGCTGGGTGTCGCTTTTCAACGATCGTGCCATCCTCTATCGTTCTCGGAATCGCTTCTCTCACCGGGACGTGGCCCTTTCCGTGGTGGTCCAGCGGATGGTCCTGTCTGAATTGGCCGGTACCTTGTTCACTGCCGACCCGGTGACAGGACATCGCCATACCCTGGTCATTGATGCCAGCTTTGGGTTGGGGGAGGCGTTGGTGAGCGGCCTTGTCTCTCCCGACTCCTACCGCGTGGACAAGCGCACCCGGGCCATCCTGGAACGGGAAATCGCCGAAAAGACGGTCGCCATCTGGCCTGACCCGGGCGGTGGCACCCGGCAGGAAGTGTTGCCACCGGAGATGCGCACCCGTGCTGCTCTCAACGATGCCCAAATCCTGGCCCTGGCCGATCTGGGCTGCCGTGTGGAATCCCATTATGGTCAACCCCAGGACCTGGAATGGGCCATCGCCGAGGATCGTATTTACCTGTTACAGACCCGCCCCATTACATCCCTTTATCCCATTGACGGTCTGGCTTCTCCCGACGGCACCTTACACATCTATTTCAGCATGGGGCATCAGCAAAACATGACCCGGGCCATGGCTCCCCTGAGTCTGTCTACCTTCCCCCTTCTGATCCCATTCGGTCACGAGCCCGGCCAGTTCGACAACCCTTACCTGCGGACCAGCGGTGGCCGACTGTTCGCGGATATCACCCAGCCTCTGCGGCATCCCATCCTGCGTCGGGGCGTGTTCATCCTGACCAGCCAGTTTGACGCACTCGCTCCCCAGGCCTTACGTCTCGTCATGCAGCGGCCCGAATTTCGAGGTCCCCACAGGATGCATTTCTCGTACCGATTTCTCCGGGGTGTGCTCCGGATTCTGGGTCGGGTCTTCCTGGGGCTGTGGTGGCGCGATCTGAGCGATTTCGTGGCACAAACCAACGAGCTCATGGATACTTTCATTGCGAAGATAAGACGCCGCTTCCGAGCACAGCCGCCAGGGAAAGCCCAGATCCAGGAGATGTTGGCCGCCATGGGCGAGCTTTTTCCTTTCTTCTTAAACTGGGTGCCCGAGGCTGCGGCCGGCATCGCGGCCACGCGTCTGTTGCCAAGACTGGCCAGGCATTGGCTGCCCCCCGAGAAAGTAGAATCGCTCACCCTCGGTATCCCCGGCAACGTGGTGAACGAAATGAATCTGAGCCTTAGCGATCTGGCCGCGCTGGCGCGACGATCCCCCGTCCTGGTGGAACGATTCAAGCATTTGGAAAATGACGCCCATGCCTGGCTGGACAAGACCGCCCAGACTGAGGACGGACGGCTATTTTTGAAAGCATGGCAGGAATTCTTGACTCGTTACGGCGCGCGCGGTCCCGCAGAAATCGACATCATGATGCCCCGCTGGTATGAAGATCCCCTACCCCTGTTACGGGTGATTGCCGGACACATCGAGAAGGAAACCAACAGCCGCATCCACTTCACCGCACAGGCCCAGGCCCGCGAAGAAGCTTTTATCGAATTGCTTTCGCTTGCCCAACGGGGCCTGATGGGACCTTTGCGCGTGCGTCTTTTGAAGCGCCTGTATCACGTGCTCACCACGGTGGGAGGCATGCGCGAGCATCACAAATTCCTGGCTGTGCGCTTCCTGTGGGAGGTCAAGCAAGTCCTGAAGGAAAACGCCGCCTGCCTGGTTGCAGAGGGCAAACTCGCCACACCAGACGATATCTGGTTCCTGACCTGGCGGGAGCTGTTGGCCATCTGGGATGAAGATGCCACAGACTGGGGCACGGTCATTTCGCGACGCAGGGCGGACCTGGAACGCTATCAGAAGCTCATTCCGCCGCTGATTATCACCAGTGATGGGGAAACGCCCGTGGTGCGTTACCAGGTTGCAGGCGCGCCGCCGAACGCGCTGCAGGGCAATCCCGTCTCGCCCGGTGTGGTGGAGGGTGTGGCGCATGTGATTCACGATCCGACGAACGAGAGCCTGAAGCCAGGTGAAATCCTGGTTGCGCCCTTTACAGACCCGGGTTGGACCCCGCTCTTCATCAACGCTGCCGGATTGGTGATGGAGATCGGTGGCGTATTGGCCCACGGGTCGGTTGTTGCCCGGGAATATGGCATCCCCGCTGTGGTGGGCGTGCGGGAGGCAACGAAGAAGATCCGCAATGGCCATCATATCCGCGTGGATGGAAATCGAGGTCTGGTGGAAATTCTTGATGGTGTGGACGCCGCTGTCGAGGAGAACACCAGCGCCAGGCAGGGCCAAGGAGAGAGTGATGCCATTGACAACATATTGAATGGATGA